In one Brienomyrus brachyistius isolate T26 chromosome 5, BBRACH_0.4, whole genome shotgun sequence genomic region, the following are encoded:
- the ube2z gene encoding ubiquitin-conjugating enzyme E2 Z isoform X2, with translation MADSAAQEVTGGMGLTAGASQGSGTQLPALGNSLSADSSGNSPASPSPATAAETGLAVMAPGIGDIPLPTMGSGFGTTIGVLGTAVGTAILAPSNAAPAVHNIGLGVTGSPNLAGAGLLSQIHSTFWDPTLSTDWDNEKPSQQCILRIKRDIMSIYKEPPPGMFVVPDPHDMTKIHALITGPFDTPYEGGFFLFLFRCPPDYPIHPPRVKLITTGNNTVRFNPNFYRNGKVCLSILGTWTGPAWSPAQSISSVLISIQSLMTENPYHNEPGFEQERHPGDSKNYNECIRHETMRVAVCDMLDGKCPCPEALWSVMEKSFLEYYDFYESVCKERLHLQGQTMQDPFGEKRGHFDYQSLLVRLQAVQQRKEISKDTVMART, from the exons ATGGCGGACAGCGCGGCGCAGGAGGTGACAGGTGGAATGGGCTTGACTGCCGGAGCCAGCCAGGGCAGCGGTACACAGCTACCGGCGTTGGGGAATTCTCTGTCAGCGGACTCGAGTGGAAACAGCCCGGCTTCGCCGTCCCCTGCTACGGCTGCCGAGACCGGCCTAGCCGTGATGGCCCCGGGCATTGGAGATATTCCTCTACCGACTATGGGGAGCGGCTTTGGTACCACCATAGGTGTTCTTGGTACCGCAGTGGGCACTGCCATCCTTGCGCCATCAAATGCGGCCCCCGCAGTTCATAATATAGGGCTGGGGGTAACGGGAAGCCCGAACCTGGCCGGGGCAGGTCTGCTGTCTCAGATACACTCTACTTTCTGGGATCCGACCCTAAGTACCGACTGGGATAACGAGAAGCCGTCTCAGCAATGCATTCTCCGGATAAAGAG GGATATTATGTCCATTTACAAGGAACCTCCTCCAGGCATGTTCGTGGTTCCAGATCCTCATGACATGACAAAG ATCCATGCCCTGATCACTGGACCTTTCGACACCCCCTATGAAGGGGGGTTCTTCCTCTTCCTGTTTCGCTGTCCCCCCGATTATCCAATACATCCACCTCGGGTGAAACTCATCACCACAGGCAACAACACTGTGCGCTTCAACCCAAATTTCTACCGCAATGGGAAAGTGTGCCTCAGTATCCTCGG GACATGGACTGGTCCGGCATGGAGTCCAGCCCAGAGCATTTCCTCTGTTCTGATCTCCATTCAGTCCCTTATGACAGAGAACCCCTATCATAACGAGCCTGGCTTCGAACAG GAAAGACACCCAGGCGACAGTAAGAACTACAATGAATGCATCCGCCATGAGACGATGCGAGTGGCCGTGTGTGACATGCTCGACGGGAAGTGCCCCTGCCCCGAGGCCCTCTG GAGTGTAATGGAAAAGTCCTTCCTGGAGTACTATGACTTTTACGAAAGTGTGTGCAAAGAGCGCCTACATCTCCAGGGACAGACCATGCAG GACCCATTTGGAGAAAAACGGGGCCATTTCGACTACCAAAGCCTGCTGGTGAGACTCCAAGCCGTCCAGCAGCGG AAGGAGATTTCTAAGGACACAGTGATGGCAAGAACGTGA
- the ube2z gene encoding ubiquitin-conjugating enzyme E2 Z isoform X1 encodes MADSAAQEVTGGMGLTAGASQGSGTQLPALGNSLSADSSGNSPASPSPATAAETGLAVMAPGIGDIPLPTMGSGFGTTIGVLGTAVGTAILAPSNAAPAVHNIGLGVTGSPNLAGAGLLSQIHSTFWDPTLSTDWDNEKPSQQCILRIKRDIMSIYKEPPPGMFVVPDPHDMTKIHALITGPFDTPYEGGFFLFLFRCPPDYPIHPPRVKLITTGNNTVRFNPNFYRNGKVCLSILGTWTGPAWSPAQSISSVLISIQSLMTENPYHNEPGFEQERHPGDSKNYNECIRHETMRVAVCDMLDGKCPCPEALWSVMEKSFLEYYDFYESVCKERLHLQGQTMQDPFGEKRGHFDYQSLLVRLQAVQQRVREKCQMEDNDADTDSDTSSSGTDPDSQGSSKL; translated from the exons ATGGCGGACAGCGCGGCGCAGGAGGTGACAGGTGGAATGGGCTTGACTGCCGGAGCCAGCCAGGGCAGCGGTACACAGCTACCGGCGTTGGGGAATTCTCTGTCAGCGGACTCGAGTGGAAACAGCCCGGCTTCGCCGTCCCCTGCTACGGCTGCCGAGACCGGCCTAGCCGTGATGGCCCCGGGCATTGGAGATATTCCTCTACCGACTATGGGGAGCGGCTTTGGTACCACCATAGGTGTTCTTGGTACCGCAGTGGGCACTGCCATCCTTGCGCCATCAAATGCGGCCCCCGCAGTTCATAATATAGGGCTGGGGGTAACGGGAAGCCCGAACCTGGCCGGGGCAGGTCTGCTGTCTCAGATACACTCTACTTTCTGGGATCCGACCCTAAGTACCGACTGGGATAACGAGAAGCCGTCTCAGCAATGCATTCTCCGGATAAAGAG GGATATTATGTCCATTTACAAGGAACCTCCTCCAGGCATGTTCGTGGTTCCAGATCCTCATGACATGACAAAG ATCCATGCCCTGATCACTGGACCTTTCGACACCCCCTATGAAGGGGGGTTCTTCCTCTTCCTGTTTCGCTGTCCCCCCGATTATCCAATACATCCACCTCGGGTGAAACTCATCACCACAGGCAACAACACTGTGCGCTTCAACCCAAATTTCTACCGCAATGGGAAAGTGTGCCTCAGTATCCTCGG GACATGGACTGGTCCGGCATGGAGTCCAGCCCAGAGCATTTCCTCTGTTCTGATCTCCATTCAGTCCCTTATGACAGAGAACCCCTATCATAACGAGCCTGGCTTCGAACAG GAAAGACACCCAGGCGACAGTAAGAACTACAATGAATGCATCCGCCATGAGACGATGCGAGTGGCCGTGTGTGACATGCTCGACGGGAAGTGCCCCTGCCCCGAGGCCCTCTG GAGTGTAATGGAAAAGTCCTTCCTGGAGTACTATGACTTTTACGAAAGTGTGTGCAAAGAGCGCCTACATCTCCAGGGACAGACCATGCAG GACCCATTTGGAGAAAAACGGGGCCATTTCGACTACCAAAGCCTGCTGGTGAGACTCCAAGCCGTCCAGCAGCGGGTACGTGAGAAATGCCAGATGGAGGACAATGACGCTGATACGGACTCTGACACCAGCTCCTCTGGCACAGACCCGGATAGCCAGGGCAGCTCCAAGCTGTAA